A single genomic interval of Leptospira dzoumogneensis harbors:
- the pheS gene encoding phenylalanine--tRNA ligase subunit alpha — translation MNLSEELDKIFEEANRLIGSSVDEADLDKNKNEYLGKKGKLTSVLKNLASLSIEEKKTVGQKANDLSKSLEEIVSKTRENLKTKGFREQSEKEWFDVLRPQGESEPGTLHPITKIQYEIEDIFTSMGFEIWDGPEVETDFNNFGALNFTEDHPARDMQDTFYLENGNLLRTHTSAIQVRALRKLKPPFKIIGPGRVFRYEEVDASHETSFYQIEGMVVGKDISAGNMLYTMEVLLSRVFEKEVKTRLRPGFFPFVEPAFELDINCQVCGGSGCSVCKQSGWLELMPCGLVHPNVFKLNGLDPKEWTGFAFGLGLDRLVMMKYGIHDIRYLHSGNLRFLKQF, via the coding sequence ATGAATCTATCGGAAGAATTAGACAAAATTTTTGAAGAAGCGAATCGTTTGATCGGGTCTTCCGTGGACGAAGCGGATCTAGACAAAAACAAGAACGAGTATCTTGGCAAAAAAGGTAAGCTCACCTCTGTTCTTAAAAACCTTGCTTCTCTATCTATCGAAGAAAAGAAAACGGTAGGCCAAAAGGCAAACGACTTATCCAAAAGTCTGGAAGAGATCGTTTCCAAGACTAGAGAAAATCTAAAGACCAAAGGTTTTAGAGAACAATCCGAAAAAGAATGGTTCGACGTTCTCCGCCCTCAAGGAGAGAGCGAGCCAGGCACATTACATCCTATTACAAAAATTCAATATGAGATCGAGGACATTTTTACCTCGATGGGTTTCGAGATCTGGGACGGACCAGAAGTAGAGACGGACTTTAACAATTTCGGTGCTTTGAATTTTACCGAGGATCACCCTGCAAGAGATATGCAGGATACTTTTTATTTGGAAAATGGGAACCTTCTCCGCACTCATACATCCGCCATCCAAGTTCGTGCATTAAGAAAATTGAAACCACCTTTCAAGATCATAGGACCCGGCCGTGTTTTCCGTTATGAAGAAGTGGACGCATCTCACGAAACATCTTTCTATCAGATAGAAGGTATGGTAGTCGGTAAAGATATTTCCGCAGGAAATATGCTCTATACGATGGAAGTCCTGCTTTCACGGGTTTTTGAGAAGGAAGTAAAAACTAGACTAAGACCGGGGTTTTTCCCATTCGTAGAACCTGCATTCGAGTTGGATATCAACTGTCAGGTTTGCGGAGGAAGCGGTTGTTCCGTATGTAAACAATCAGGTTGGTTGGAATTAATGCCTTGCGGTTTGGTACACCCGAACGTTTTCAAATTGAACGGTTTAGATCCTAAAGAATGGACCGGTTTTGCATTCGGGCTCGGACTAGATAGATTGGTCATGATGAAATACGGGATCCATGATATCCGCTATCTTCATTCAGGCAATCTAAGATTCTTAAAACAATTCTAA
- a CDS encoding acyl-CoA thioesterase: MIITPIQTRWNDLDPFAHVNNARYMSYFEIGRVDYCSKKFNTRDIYDVPFLLARMEVDMFKAVELFHPIEVWTCVSKIGNKSWDFTSLIRHSETKDIFTKAKTVQVSYDHRNKTSIPIPDWIRKILEEDLEIFKTTFGKAD; the protein is encoded by the coding sequence ATGATTATCACTCCGATCCAAACCAGATGGAACGATTTGGATCCTTTCGCTCATGTGAATAATGCAAGATACATGTCCTATTTTGAAATAGGAAGAGTAGACTATTGTTCTAAGAAATTTAATACAAGAGATATCTATGATGTTCCATTCCTGCTCGCAAGAATGGAAGTGGATATGTTCAAAGCGGTGGAACTATTTCATCCTATAGAAGTTTGGACCTGCGTTTCTAAAATCGGGAATAAGTCCTGGGACTTTACTTCATTGATACGACATTCGGAAACAAAGGACATTTTTACGAAGGCAAAAACGGTCCAAGTATCTTATGATCATAGGAACAAAACATCTATACCGATCCCTGACTGGATCCGTAAAATTTTGGAAGAGGATTTGGAGATATTCAAAACCACTTTCGGAAAAGCGGATTGA
- a CDS encoding SRPBCC domain-containing protein: MEIKVEIYIAAKPELVWNILVSKEESSKIFHGCGIESDFKTGSNYAYIGPGLSGDRTVHVEGKILEIVPNKILSMTLLVGSVYGEHYKNFESRTIYTLEPYGKLTRLKLVNDQIKEGDPSYERSADGGWARVLSSIKSLAETGKPLELPMGED, encoded by the coding sequence ATGGAAATCAAAGTTGAAATTTATATAGCGGCTAAACCCGAACTGGTTTGGAACATTCTAGTCTCTAAAGAAGAAAGTAGCAAAATTTTTCACGGATGCGGGATCGAATCCGATTTCAAAACGGGAAGTAATTATGCTTATATTGGTCCAGGCCTTTCAGGAGACAGAACAGTTCATGTAGAAGGAAAAATTTTGGAAATTGTTCCGAACAAAATTCTATCCATGACACTTTTAGTAGGCTCCGTATACGGAGAACATTATAAAAACTTTGAGTCCAGAACGATCTATACTTTGGAACCGTATGGAAAATTGACCAGGTTGAAACTAGTAAACGATCAAATTAAAGAAGGAGATCCTTCTTACGAACGTTCTGCAGATGGGGGATGGGCGAGAGTTCTATCTTCTATCAAAAGTTTAGCCGAAACAGGAAAACCTTTAGAGCTTCCGATGGGAGAAGATTGA
- a CDS encoding helix-turn-helix domain-containing protein, which translates to MKTDLNKPKGIIKSFAGENWSLTRSAPSHGLSFFVEHYWSVRWDMRESGPKVQENLPHPSVHLVFEKENTKIFGVVSGRFSQRLEGEGRVFGIKFRPGAFYPFYKKSVSEITDTTIRIEEVFGIPTEPLEREVFELDSESDLVQFAENFLYERLPEQDETITWINDLTEKVSNDRSILKVEDMVKLSGVNKRSLQRIFNQYVGVGPKWVINRYRMFEILDRITKDTDWVELALELGYFDQAHFIKDFKRMVGKSPEEYSKSIPES; encoded by the coding sequence TTGAAGACAGACTTAAACAAACCAAAAGGGATCATCAAATCTTTCGCTGGAGAGAATTGGAGTTTAACAAGAAGCGCTCCTTCTCATGGTTTAAGTTTTTTCGTAGAACATTATTGGTCCGTGCGTTGGGATATGAGAGAATCCGGACCTAAGGTACAGGAAAATCTTCCTCATCCTTCCGTTCATTTGGTCTTCGAAAAAGAGAACACTAAAATTTTCGGAGTGGTCAGCGGCAGATTTTCACAAAGGTTAGAAGGAGAAGGTCGTGTATTCGGGATCAAATTCAGGCCCGGAGCATTCTACCCTTTTTATAAAAAATCAGTTTCGGAGATCACAGACACGACGATCCGGATCGAAGAAGTTTTTGGGATCCCTACAGAGCCGTTAGAAAGAGAAGTATTCGAGTTGGATTCGGAATCCGATCTAGTACAATTTGCGGAAAACTTTTTATATGAAAGACTTCCGGAACAAGACGAAACAATTACTTGGATCAACGATCTCACAGAAAAAGTCTCTAATGATAGATCTATCTTAAAAGTAGAGGATATGGTCAAACTCTCCGGAGTGAACAAACGATCTTTGCAACGTATCTTCAATCAATATGTGGGAGTAGGGCCCAAATGGGTGATCAATCGTTATAGAATGTTCGAGATCTTAGATCGGATTACAAAAGATACGGATTGGGTCGAGTTAGCATTAGAATTAGGATATTTCGACCAGGCTCATTTTATAAAAGATTTCAAAAGAATGGTCGGCAAAAGTCCGGAAGAGTATTCCAAAAGTATTCCCGAATCTTAA
- a CDS encoding ankyrin repeat domain-containing protein, giving the protein MGNFFVKSLAWLLVDSNVNVDRQSYDVGTPTKGVFLKIACVFLFFLLSSSELFSKENSVQKIYIHKLKLENGVPKYLESRFRNGIINSILKNFEGRYNIADDDSLAALLKQVELNQKLNCSDEICMKQIADAIDADELISGTIFQTNKGYKINLRSQKRDSVALTYTIKTSFDLEFPEYQIDYYSSEAGRKLIDPRYAINFAAAFPGAVEKIEFPSFKVQDDKTGEINVLNFKIEDQSAKSFIETIRPKLSKADDLVKEKLYEKSIPEYVDTLNALEQRLSDRSKTEMSDYLKNIRGKISNSYFLMYKDKFSSMDLSAGKGGEISFLKKLSEEYKDLRKEYTTKTPSSFRLSEFEKALDDRIEKLNFLIFGLQEKEGDRLYADFDFTGAILNYRSVRSELIKLKSGPESSALKARVERKILTSETTGRSYLQSKLSGLYQSLEKFFLAEALESDPDRKKNYIEKIGEGFKQILEILARSEFVSEEQIKYFNHFRTKAAPQVGKNLFDQETADLLLHEGIDKKSKTQVDTCIKLGANPNSIQSDSGKNAAQRLAETDTILISPDSLKILRNSIKTDASLDSDFFESVRQRKIDDINRFVLRGSDPNTKDYLDNTPLHKSAGFGYYEVSSFLLQIGAELNSKNGEGETPLHRAVLHGFYELCTLFLRSGADPNATRNDGMTPLHLAVQFPEITRLLLQRGSDLNLKNDEGWTPVHKAAESGDPESLKLLIQAGARVNEKDNIGWTPMDWAVQKNRYENPNIVKILKKAGAECQVNCVE; this is encoded by the coding sequence TTGGGAAATTTTTTTGTAAAGTCGCTGGCTTGGTTATTGGTTGACTCTAATGTGAATGTTGATCGGCAATCCTATGATGTAGGAACTCCTACAAAAGGCGTTTTTTTAAAAATTGCTTGCGTCTTTTTATTTTTCCTTCTCTCCAGCTCGGAACTTTTCTCCAAAGAAAATTCAGTCCAGAAGATCTATATCCATAAGCTCAAATTAGAAAATGGAGTTCCAAAATATCTAGAAAGCAGATTCAGGAACGGTATCATCAACTCTATATTAAAAAATTTTGAAGGAAGATACAATATAGCTGATGACGATTCATTGGCAGCACTTCTCAAACAAGTGGAGCTAAATCAAAAGCTAAACTGCAGCGACGAGATCTGTATGAAACAGATCGCGGATGCGATCGATGCGGATGAGTTAATTTCAGGCACGATCTTTCAAACAAATAAAGGTTATAAGATCAATTTAAGGTCCCAAAAAAGGGATTCTGTTGCGTTAACTTATACGATCAAAACCTCTTTCGACCTGGAATTTCCTGAGTACCAAATCGATTACTATTCTTCCGAAGCCGGCCGCAAACTGATCGATCCAAGATATGCGATCAATTTTGCGGCAGCATTTCCGGGAGCGGTGGAGAAGATAGAATTTCCCAGTTTTAAGGTACAAGACGATAAAACAGGCGAGATCAATGTTCTAAATTTCAAAATAGAAGACCAAAGTGCCAAAAGTTTTATAGAAACCATCCGGCCAAAACTTTCAAAAGCGGATGATCTTGTAAAAGAAAAACTCTATGAAAAATCTATCCCAGAATATGTGGACACCTTAAACGCATTAGAACAAAGGCTTTCGGACAGATCCAAAACCGAGATGTCGGATTATCTAAAAAATATCCGAGGCAAAATATCAAATTCTTATTTTTTAATGTATAAGGATAAGTTTTCTTCAATGGACTTATCTGCCGGAAAAGGCGGAGAAATTTCCTTTTTGAAAAAATTAAGCGAAGAGTATAAGGATCTCAGAAAAGAATACACTACCAAAACACCTTCTTCCTTTAGATTGTCCGAATTCGAAAAAGCATTGGATGATCGGATCGAAAAGCTGAATTTTTTGATCTTCGGTCTCCAAGAGAAGGAAGGAGACAGACTTTATGCGGATTTTGATTTTACCGGAGCTATTTTAAACTATAGATCCGTTCGAAGTGAACTTATCAAATTAAAGTCCGGACCGGAATCTTCCGCATTAAAAGCAAGGGTCGAAAGAAAGATCCTAACTTCCGAAACTACAGGAAGATCTTATTTACAAAGTAAATTATCAGGACTCTACCAAAGCCTAGAAAAATTTTTTCTTGCAGAAGCGTTAGAATCGGATCCTGATCGTAAAAAAAATTATATAGAAAAGATAGGAGAAGGTTTCAAACAGATCCTGGAAATTTTAGCTAGATCCGAATTTGTTTCGGAAGAACAGATCAAGTATTTCAATCATTTCCGGACCAAGGCGGCCCCCCAGGTTGGTAAAAATTTATTCGATCAGGAAACAGCGGACCTTCTTCTTCATGAAGGAATCGATAAAAAATCCAAAACACAAGTGGATACATGTATCAAGTTAGGAGCCAATCCGAATTCTATCCAATCCGACTCCGGCAAAAACGCGGCTCAAAGATTGGCGGAAACTGATACTATACTGATCAGTCCCGATTCCTTAAAAATTTTAAGGAACTCAATCAAAACAGATGCTAGTTTAGATTCGGATTTTTTTGAATCAGTTCGCCAAAGAAAAATAGATGATATCAATCGATTTGTATTAAGAGGTTCCGACCCGAATACAAAAGATTATTTAGATAATACTCCTCTGCATAAGTCCGCAGGTTTCGGATATTATGAAGTATCTTCGTTCCTTTTGCAGATCGGAGCGGAATTAAATTCCAAAAACGGAGAAGGTGAAACTCCTCTGCACAGAGCGGTTCTTCACGGATTTTACGAGTTATGCACCTTATTCTTAAGATCGGGAGCAGATCCGAATGCGACTCGAAATGACGGTATGACTCCTTTACACTTAGCAGTTCAATTTCCTGAGATCACAAGATTACTTTTGCAAAGAGGATCCGATCTGAATCTAAAAAACGACGAAGGATGGACGCCTGTCCATAAGGCGGCGGAAAGCGGAGATCCTGAATCCTTAAAATTATTGATCCAGGCGGGAGCAAGAGTAAACGAAAAGGATAATATCGGCTGGACTCCTATGGATTGGGCGGTCCAAAAGAATCGATACGAAAATCCGAATATAGTTAAGATCCTGAAAAAAGCGGGAGCGGAATGCCAGGTAAACTGTGTGGAATAA
- a CDS encoding TlpA family protein disulfide reductase produces the protein MKTILWFLISLLSIGSLTAGPKDQNEIQNIPLYSLDLERKTLYQELNQIPEEDLVILNFTSSDCPPCKEEVPNLLEYSKKWNGSHPKRKLHLWIVFVGDDPSSVSKLANELGIKKQASLYFDSLQTSMRLLEFPGTPTTMVVQKKNVLFKEYGYTKENWSKMISVLENRR, from the coding sequence ATGAAAACGATCCTTTGGTTTCTGATCTCATTACTTTCTATTGGAAGTTTAACCGCCGGTCCAAAAGATCAAAACGAGATCCAAAACATTCCACTCTATTCCTTGGATCTAGAAAGAAAAACATTATACCAAGAACTTAACCAAATTCCGGAAGAAGATCTAGTAATTCTAAATTTTACTAGCTCGGATTGCCCTCCTTGCAAAGAAGAAGTCCCGAATCTATTAGAATATTCTAAAAAATGGAACGGCTCTCATCCAAAAAGAAAACTACATCTTTGGATCGTTTTTGTAGGAGATGATCCTAGTTCCGTTTCCAAATTAGCGAATGAACTTGGGATCAAAAAACAAGCCTCTTTATATTTTGATAGTCTACAAACCAGTATGAGACTTTTAGAATTTCCGGGAACTCCTACAACCATGGTGGTCCAAAAGAAAAACGTCCTATTCAAAGAATACGGATACACTAAGGAAAACTGGTCCAAAATGATTTCCGTTCTGGAAAATAGGAGATAA
- a CDS encoding acetyl-CoA acetyltransferase — protein sequence MKDAVYVLGGEQTDFQRNWTKEGKTFMSLFREAVQDGLEKVGLTPDEIKKLNKQNRIGVFIGNFDAEQYAVQGHLGAFLTEVDPCFFGVPGARYEAACASGSVALDAAQTKLRAKDYDVAIVVGMEIMKTVSSSVGGDFLGTAAYYEKEAKGVQFPFPKLFGKLADVLLERYKLDEKRYMGALAEISRINYANAKRNPKAQTRSWFMNNEHANSRGGEFNMAVGGRLAITDCSQVTDGAALVVLANKNYAEEFAKKKGTKLSAYPKIKGWGHRVAPITFEAKVAESKGDKWVLPWTRQTVKDAFDRSGMNTKDIDVFETHDCFTSSEYAAISAFGITQPGKEHEAIEDGVIDFHGKKPINPSGGLIGAGHPVGASGVRMMLDIYKQVTGTAGDYQVEGAKNGLMLNIGGSATTNYVFVVGK from the coding sequence ATGAAAGATGCAGTTTACGTACTCGGCGGAGAACAAACAGATTTCCAGCGTAACTGGACTAAAGAAGGAAAAACCTTCATGTCCTTGTTCAGGGAAGCCGTTCAAGACGGACTAGAAAAAGTTGGTCTTACTCCTGACGAAATCAAAAAGTTAAACAAACAAAATCGTATCGGTGTTTTCATCGGAAACTTCGATGCGGAACAATATGCAGTCCAAGGACATTTGGGCGCTTTCTTAACCGAAGTAGATCCTTGTTTCTTCGGAGTTCCAGGCGCTCGTTATGAAGCAGCTTGTGCTTCCGGATCTGTTGCTTTAGATGCAGCTCAAACTAAACTTCGCGCTAAAGATTATGATGTAGCGATCGTTGTCGGTATGGAGATCATGAAGACAGTTTCTTCTTCCGTTGGAGGAGACTTCTTAGGAACAGCAGCTTATTACGAAAAAGAAGCTAAGGGAGTTCAATTCCCATTCCCTAAACTTTTCGGAAAACTCGCAGACGTTCTTTTAGAGCGTTATAAGTTAGATGAAAAACGTTATATGGGAGCTCTTGCTGAAATTTCCAGGATCAATTACGCAAACGCAAAACGTAACCCTAAAGCTCAAACTCGCTCTTGGTTCATGAATAATGAACACGCAAACTCAAGAGGCGGAGAGTTCAATATGGCAGTGGGTGGACGTCTTGCGATCACCGACTGTTCTCAGGTAACCGACGGAGCTGCGTTAGTAGTTCTTGCTAATAAGAATTACGCGGAAGAATTCGCTAAGAAAAAAGGAACGAAACTTTCCGCTTATCCTAAGATCAAAGGATGGGGACACAGAGTTGCTCCAATCACTTTCGAAGCGAAAGTTGCAGAATCTAAAGGTGACAAATGGGTTCTTCCTTGGACTCGCCAAACCGTTAAAGATGCATTCGATCGTTCCGGTATGAACACTAAGGACATCGACGTATTCGAAACTCACGACTGTTTCACTTCTTCCGAGTATGCAGCGATCTCCGCTTTCGGGATCACTCAACCCGGTAAAGAACACGAAGCAATCGAAGATGGAGTGATCGATTTCCACGGTAAAAAACCGATCAACCCATCCGGTGGACTTATCGGAGCGGGACACCCTGTGGGAGCTTCCGGTGTTAGAATGATGTTAGACATCTACAAACAAGTTACCGGTACCGCAGGTGATTACCAAGTAGAAGGCGCGAAAAACGGACTGATGCTCAATATCGGCGGATCAGCAACCACCAATTACGTGTTCGTAGTCGGAAAATAA
- a CDS encoding 3-hydroxyacyl-CoA dehydrogenase family protein encodes MREIKTVTVLGANGTMGAGSAAIVAAFGKAKVHMLARDVNKAKEGIEKAISSIKTDTIRPRLIPGSYDQDLEKAVSESDWVFELVAESYEVKEPINKRIAKARKPGTIVSTVSSGLSIARLADAFDEDGKKHYYGTHFFNPPYKMILCELVTHAGNDKKVTKKLGEYLDKTLGRAVVYTNDTPAFAGNRIGFQLINEAAIKAEEYSDKGGIALIDAIMSGYTGRAMAPLDTADFVGLDVHKAIVDNLYEMTKDAAHSTFKLPGYFQKLIDKGDLGRKSGQGLYKMTKTPDGKKEKLYYDIKGDLYVPVPKFDIPFIKAANSRIGEADYIGAMNIVKEAKGLEADIARYFIARYVSYSLSIVGEVVDTKEMSDLAMGTGFNWAPASAFVDFLGGPKEAISLITKAKLPVPEVLAKAKAGKPFYQLKDILDARSLFKG; translated from the coding sequence ATGAGGGAAATCAAAACCGTAACCGTTCTTGGCGCAAATGGGACAATGGGCGCCGGATCCGCAGCAATCGTAGCAGCCTTCGGCAAAGCGAAAGTCCATATGTTAGCCCGTGACGTAAACAAGGCTAAAGAAGGGATCGAAAAAGCAATTTCTTCCATCAAAACGGACACTATCCGTCCTAGATTAATTCCTGGTTCTTATGACCAAGACCTGGAAAAAGCAGTCTCCGAATCCGATTGGGTTTTCGAGCTTGTTGCAGAAAGTTATGAAGTAAAAGAACCGATCAACAAAAGGATCGCGAAAGCTCGTAAACCGGGTACTATCGTATCCACTGTTTCTTCCGGTCTTTCTATCGCTCGTCTAGCGGATGCTTTCGACGAAGACGGTAAAAAACATTATTACGGAACTCACTTCTTCAACCCTCCGTATAAAATGATCCTTTGTGAATTGGTAACTCACGCAGGAAACGACAAAAAAGTTACTAAAAAACTAGGCGAGTATCTGGATAAAACTCTGGGACGCGCCGTAGTTTATACGAATGATACTCCGGCATTCGCAGGTAACAGGATCGGATTCCAATTGATCAATGAAGCTGCTATCAAAGCGGAAGAATATTCCGACAAAGGTGGTATCGCTCTTATCGACGCGATCATGAGCGGATACACCGGAAGAGCAATGGCACCTTTGGACACTGCCGACTTTGTCGGTTTAGATGTTCACAAAGCGATCGTAGACAACCTCTATGAGATGACTAAAGATGCTGCACATTCTACATTCAAACTTCCCGGTTATTTCCAAAAGTTGATCGATAAAGGCGACTTAGGAAGAAAGTCCGGACAAGGTCTTTATAAAATGACCAAAACTCCTGATGGTAAAAAGGAAAAATTGTATTATGATATCAAAGGTGACCTATATGTTCCGGTCCCTAAATTTGATATTCCTTTTATCAAAGCAGCTAACAGCAGAATAGGCGAAGCTGATTATATCGGCGCAATGAATATCGTAAAAGAAGCGAAAGGTCTGGAAGCGGACATCGCTCGTTACTTTATCGCTCGTTATGTAAGCTACTCTCTTTCCATCGTGGGAGAAGTTGTAGATACTAAAGAAATGAGCGACCTTGCAATGGGAACCGGATTTAACTGGGCGCCTGCATCTGCATTCGTAGACTTCTTAGGCGGACCTAAGGAAGCAATCAGTCTAATCACTAAAGCAAAACTTCCTGTTCCGGAAGTATTGGCAAAAGCGAAAGCGGGAAAACCTTTCTATCAATTGAAAGATATTTTAGACGCTCGTTCTCTTTTTAAAGGATAA